In Actinomycetota bacterium, the DNA window TGGGCGGAGTTGTGCCAAGCGCGGTGCTGGCGGATTATGGGCGGGATCATCGGGCGAAAGGCGGGGGGGAACGTGAGAAAGCTGTGGCTGGCGGTCGCGCTGGTGCTGGCGATGGGGGCCGCGTCCGCAGCACTGGCGAGCACCACGCCGGCGGTGGAGCGGCTCGCGGGAGCCAACCGCTACGACACGGCGGTCGTGGCGGCGCATGAGGCGTTCCCGGACGGATGCGGGAC includes these proteins:
- a CDS encoding cell wall-binding repeat-containing protein, with product MRKLWLAVALVLAMGAASAALASTTPAVERLAGANRYDTAVVAAHEAFPDGCGT